Proteins co-encoded in one Amaranthus tricolor cultivar Red isolate AtriRed21 chromosome 7, ASM2621246v1, whole genome shotgun sequence genomic window:
- the LOC130817922 gene encoding protein ASYMMETRIC LEAVES 2: MASSSNSPCAACKFLRRKCQPECVFAPYFPPDQPQKFANVHKVFGASNVTKLLNELHPHQREDAVNSLAYEADMRLRDPVYGCVGVISLLQHQLRQLQMDLSCARSELSKYQNFAFPSGGGVLSVSAVASSVASAATNNTHHQIPSQSLGINLLGLSGGGGLGAGPRDQHQLYSHHQFFPSNHQTSGLINSLRGFDMAVAGGGGNHGYDAGGLLAMNMNVSAASGIGQLGQLHQQPTARTAGGDDRRSIDPS, from the coding sequence ATGGCGTCTTCGTCTAATTCACCGTGTGCAGCATGCAAGTTTCTGAGGAGAAAGTGTCAACCAGAATGCGTTTTTGCGCCCTATTTTCCACCTGACCAACCACAAAAGTTTGCAAACGTGCACAAAGTGTTTGGTGCTAGTAACGTCACCAAGCTTCTCAACGAGCTCCACCCGCACCAGCGGGAGGACGCCGTCAACTCCTTAGCGTACGAAGCCGATATGCGGCTTCGCGATCCGGTTTACGGCTGTGTCGGCGTTATTTCCTTACTCCAACACCAACTCCGCCAGCTTCAGATGGATTTATCTTGTGCGCGTTCTGAACTTTCTAAGTATCAGAACTTCGCATTCCCAAGCGGGGGTGGGGTTTTATCAGTTTCTGCGGTAGCGAGTTCAGTCGCTTCCGCAGCAACTAATAACACCCACCACCAGATCCCTTCCCAATCTCTTGGGATAAATCTCCTCGGACTTAGTGGTGGTGGGGGTTTAGGTGCTGGACCGAGGGACCAGCACCAGTTATACTCCCACCACCAGTTTTTTCCGAGCAACCACCAGACGAGTGGTCTCATCAACAGTTTAAGGGGGTTCGACATGGCGGTAGCCGGTGGTGGTGGAAACCATGGATATGATGCCGGTGGTCTTCTTGCTATGAATATGAATGTCTCGGCCGCATCGGGGATCGGACAGCTAGGTCAGCTTCATCAACAACCTACTGCTAGGACTGCCGGAGGTGATGACCGCCGGAGTATTGATCCATCTTAA